A section of the Campylobacter lanienae NCTC 13004 genome encodes:
- the metG gene encoding methionine--tRNA ligase gives MKKFITTPIYYVNDVPHIGHAYTTIICDTLARFYRLRGDDVFFLTGTDEHGQKIEEAAKARGKSPKEYADEISAKFKALWDEFGISYDHFIRTTDEYHKLTSQNVFTKMLKNGDIYKGEYEGSYCVSCESFFAANQLIDDECCPDCGKKTRLVKEESYFFALSKYQDRLLKWYENDKCVLPKGKKNEVISFVKGGLKDLSITRTSFEWGIKLPKELNEPKHVMYVWLDALVNYLSALGYTRDEERMEYWNNTLHIVGKDILRFHAVYWPAFLMSLDLPLPVSVAAHGWWTRDGVKMSKSLGNVVNPKEVADTYGLEAFRYFLLREVPFGQDGDFSQRALIDRINSELSNDLGNLLSRIVGMSSKYCDNIIDSTNVNKFYSNELESAKIHINQALISLDEISPNRYLEELWKVLNIANATIAKYEPWNLVKNNKFDEANALVALVANILARVAILLSPAMPQTAQKIADTLEFEINTNSYNELIINSNLINFKANATTPLFAKIEHELMAPAPVAKIDEIKSKDEEIKIDDFKKCVIKIGTILECDNIEGSDKLLKFKIDLGEEKPRQIISGIAKYYEPKSLIGKQVCVLANLKPAKIFKHLSEGMILSAEDGSLTLLGTHASVKNGAIVG, from the coding sequence ATGAAAAAATTTATAACCACACCAATATATTATGTCAATGATGTCCCACATATCGGACACGCTTATACTACGATAATCTGCGATACCTTGGCTAGATTTTATCGCTTAAGGGGCGATGATGTCTTTTTTCTTACAGGGACTGATGAGCATGGCCAAAAGATAGAAGAGGCAGCTAAGGCTAGAGGCAAAAGCCCAAAAGAGTACGCAGATGAGATAAGTGCGAAATTCAAGGCCCTATGGGATGAGTTTGGTATAAGCTATGATCACTTCATACGCACAACTGATGAGTATCACAAGCTAACTAGCCAAAATGTCTTTACTAAAATGCTTAAAAATGGAGATATCTATAAGGGCGAGTATGAGGGTAGCTATTGCGTGAGTTGTGAGAGCTTTTTTGCTGCTAATCAGCTAATAGATGATGAGTGCTGTCCTGATTGTGGTAAAAAGACTAGGTTGGTAAAAGAGGAGAGTTACTTTTTTGCTCTATCAAAATACCAAGATAGATTGTTAAAATGGTATGAAAATGACAAATGCGTCCTACCAAAAGGCAAGAAAAATGAGGTTATAAGCTTTGTAAAAGGCGGTCTAAAAGATCTATCTATCACTAGAACCAGCTTTGAGTGGGGGATTAAACTACCAAAAGAGCTAAATGAACCAAAACATGTGATGTATGTATGGCTAGATGCGTTGGTAAATTATCTCTCAGCCTTAGGATATACTAGAGATGAAGAGAGAATGGAGTATTGGAATAACACCTTACATATAGTTGGTAAGGATATTTTGCGTTTTCATGCGGTCTATTGGCCGGCATTTTTGATGAGTCTTGACTTGCCTTTACCTGTAAGCGTAGCAGCGCATGGATGGTGGACTAGAGATGGGGTTAAGATGAGTAAGAGCCTTGGGAATGTGGTAAATCCAAAAGAGGTGGCCGATACTTATGGATTAGAGGCGTTTAGGTATTTTCTATTAAGAGAGGTGCCGTTTGGTCAAGATGGGGATTTTTCACAAAGAGCCTTGATAGATCGTATAAATAGCGAATTGAGCAATGATTTAGGGAATTTGCTAAGTAGAATAGTGGGTATGAGTTCTAAATATTGCGATAATATAATTGACTCAACAAATGTAAATAAATTTTATTCTAATGAGCTTGAGAGTGCTAAAATTCATATAAATCAAGCATTAATTAGTCTAGATGAAATTTCGCCAAATAGATATTTAGAGGAGCTTTGGAAGGTTTTAAATATAGCAAATGCCACTATCGCTAAATATGAGCCTTGGAATTTGGTGAAAAATAATAAATTTGATGAAGCAAATGCCTTGGTGGCATTGGTGGCAAATATTTTGGCTAGGGTTGCTATTTTGCTAAGTCCAGCTATGCCACAAACTGCTCAAAAAATAGCCGATACTTTGGAATTTGAAATCAATACAAATAGCTATAATGAGCTAATAATAAACTCAAATTTAATCAACTTCAAAGCCAACGCCACAACTCCTCTATTTGCCAAGATAGAACACGAGCTGATGGCACCAGCACCGGTGGCTAAGATCGATGAGATTAAATCAAAAGATGAAGAGATTAAAATTGATGATTTTAAAAAGTGTGTTATAAAGATAGGAACTATCTTAGAATGCGATAATATCGAAGGTAGTGATAAATTGCTTAAATTTAAAATTGATTTAGGAGAAGAGAAGCCAAGACAGATTATCAGCGGTATAGCTAAGTATTATGAGCCAAAAAGCCTAATAGGCAAACAAGTTTGTGTCTTAGCTAATTTAAAACCAGCTAAGATATTTAAGCATTTAAGCGAAGGCATGATTCTTAGCGCTGAAGATGGGAGCCTAACCCTTCTAGGCACTCACGCAAGTGTAAAAAATGGAGCAATTGTAGGATAG
- a CDS encoding endonuclease MutS2, whose product MEELFEKLDLSEYLSAYNEFLARPKSLFISGDSRANYEKIEEISSLNLKSPKEIANLDDALMRVSKQAVLHISEIYEFSKIIEYFNYLKSQNFGDKMRGYLDKIEIPSSIDKICEYFDENGEFKESIDERLISINEAYKNKKKQIDESLKKLIYTKHLSPYLVDTQIHYINSNEALLVRGGFNHALKGTVIARSSGGYFYVLPDIVSKLKSEQSDLMDKKEEILFEHAKIISAIFHKNLPFLKFINSSFDYIDSLIARVSFAKSRDYNFVLANSSKDIILSEFAHPALKNPKRISVDFRGKILLITGVNAGGKSMLLKSILSAALLAKYLLPMSINSAKSSIGSFKEFEAIIEDPQNSKNDISTFAGRMLGFSKILGKKQILIGVDEIELGTDFEEAASLYSVLLTSMMSSDIKMVITTHHKRLAMLLAKNSEVELIAALYDEQNSRPKYEFLKGIIGKSYAFETASRYGIPANLVASAKSAYGDDKENLNEMISKALNLELELKLKLKSTEEKELKLDELLKDLKEAKIRADETLRARLSSLETEFYKAINEAKRGINLKDTKEKQRSLNNANSIAKSIQKPTVLSEPIELKVGDRVKYDKIKGVVLSLSKNDAIIDSNGVNLRVPISLLKPTNQSSLNNQKSINISLSRPNSASVMIDLHGLRSDEAIEKLDKFISDALIAGFDEVLIKHGIGTGKLAYAVKEFLKSHPSVKAFKDGAPSEGGFGSKVVKL is encoded by the coding sequence ATGGAAGAGCTGTTTGAGAAGTTGGATTTAAGCGAGTATTTGAGTGCGTATAATGAATTTTTAGCTAGGCCTAAATCGCTTTTTATAAGTGGAGATAGCAGGGCAAATTATGAAAAAATAGAAGAGATTTCATCTCTAAATTTAAAAAGCCCAAAAGAGATAGCAAATTTAGATGATGCCTTGATGAGAGTATCTAAACAAGCTGTTTTACATATCAGCGAGATATATGAATTTAGCAAGATTATAGAGTATTTTAACTACCTAAAATCGCAAAATTTCGGTGATAAAATGCGTGGATATCTAGATAAGATTGAAATTCCATCTAGTATTGATAAAATTTGTGAGTATTTTGATGAAAATGGGGAGTTTAAAGAGAGCATTGATGAGCGTTTAATATCTATAAACGAAGCTTATAAAAACAAAAAAAAGCAGATAGATGAGAGCTTAAAAAAGCTTATTTATACCAAGCATTTAAGCCCATATCTAGTCGATACTCAAATTCACTATATCAACTCAAATGAAGCTCTTTTGGTGCGTGGTGGATTTAATCACGCTTTAAAAGGCACAGTGATAGCTAGAAGTAGTGGTGGATACTTCTATGTTTTGCCTGATATTGTCAGTAAATTAAAGAGCGAACAGAGCGATCTAATGGATAAAAAAGAGGAGATTTTGTTTGAGCATGCTAAGATAATTAGCGCTATTTTTCATAAAAATTTACCATTTTTGAAATTTATAAATTCATCTTTTGATTATATAGATAGCTTGATTGCTAGGGTGAGCTTTGCTAAGAGCAGGGATTATAACTTTGTTTTAGCTAACTCTAGTAAGGATATAATTTTGAGCGAATTTGCCCATCCAGCACTTAAAAATCCAAAGCGTATTAGCGTGGATTTTCGTGGTAAAATTCTCTTAATCACTGGGGTAAATGCCGGTGGTAAAAGTATGCTATTAAAGAGTATATTAAGTGCGGCATTACTAGCTAAATATCTACTTCCTATGAGCATAAATAGCGCTAAATCTAGCATCGGTAGCTTTAAAGAGTTTGAGGCTATAATAGAAGATCCGCAAAATTCCAAAAATGATATATCCACCTTTGCTGGTAGAATGCTAGGATTTTCTAAAATTTTAGGCAAAAAGCAGATTTTAATCGGTGTAGATGAGATAGAGCTAGGAACGGACTTTGAAGAGGCAGCTAGTCTATATAGCGTGTTGCTAACTTCAATGATGAGTAGCGATATCAAAATGGTTATAACCACTCACCACAAACGACTTGCTATGCTATTAGCTAAAAATAGCGAAGTTGAGCTGATAGCCGCACTATATGATGAGCAAAATTCACGCCCTAAATATGAGTTTTTAAAGGGCATTATAGGTAAATCTTATGCCTTTGAGACTGCTAGTAGATATGGAATTCCAGCTAATCTTGTAGCAAGTGCTAAGAGCGCTTATGGCGATGATAAAGAGAATTTAAATGAGATGATATCTAAGGCTTTGAATTTAGAATTAGAGCTAAAATTAAAACTTAAAAGCACAGAAGAAAAAGAGCTAAAATTAGACGAGCTATTAAAGGATTTAAAAGAGGCTAAAATCAGAGCCGATGAGACGCTAAGAGCGAGATTAAGCTCATTAGAAACTGAATTTTACAAAGCTATAAATGAGGCCAAAAGAGGGATAAATCTCAAAGATACAAAAGAGAAACAAAGAAGCCTAAATAACGCAAATTCCATAGCAAAATCTATCCAAAAACCTACGGTTTTAAGTGAGCCAATAGAGCTAAAAGTAGGTGATAGAGTTAAATATGATAAGATTAAAGGCGTGGTCTTAAGCCTTAGTAAAAATGATGCTATTATAGATAGCAATGGAGTTAATTTAAGAGTGCCAATATCGCTTTTAAAGCCTACTAATCAAAGCTCATTAAATAACCAAAAAAGCATAAATATAAGCCTATCTCGCCCAAACTCTGCTAGCGTGATGATAGATCTTCATGGGCTTAGGAGCGATGAGGCGATTGAAAAATTAGATAAATTTATCTCTGATGCCTTGATAGCGGGATTTGATGAGGTTTTAATAAAGCATGGTATCGGCACAGGCAAGCTAGCGTATGCCGTAAAAGAGTTTTTAAAATCCCATCCAAGTGTTAAAGCCTTCAAAGATGGGGCGCCAAGCGAGGGTGGATTTGGTAGCAAAGTGGTGAAATTATGA
- a CDS encoding acyl-CoA dehydrogenase family protein, with protein MALQQLEKLAHSIDKDGIYPKELLKQIAQNGDFAVLKTRSDIYKAIENIAKISNICGTSGFCMWCQFAIIYYLINSDNQELKNELLPKLYSGEILGGTALSNPMKAFAGIEKNHLKAQKTDGGYIINGNLPWVSNITEDSVFGAIALDEDDKPVMGVIRVGKNATLKSNIKYAALEGSATKSVAIKDYFLASSDILATNIYEYLIKITPGFILLQTGIAAGIIKAALDEIEKSNKTHADINSYLNINLDELKSEFNNLLNEIKLISENIENIEPIRVLKARLNGSLLTQKVTSAAVLFCGTKGYFEKSHVARLQREGNFVLIVTPSIKHLLKEIAQVEAGRGCIKSWREKL; from the coding sequence ATGGCACTACAACAATTAGAAAAATTAGCACACTCCATAGATAAAGATGGAATTTACCCAAAAGAGTTATTAAAACAGATAGCTCAAAATGGTGATTTCGCTGTTTTAAAAACTAGAAGCGATATATACAAAGCTATAGAAAATATAGCGAAAATTTCAAATATTTGTGGAACTAGTGGATTTTGCATGTGGTGCCAATTTGCGATTATCTACTACTTAATAAATAGCGATAATCAAGAGCTAAAAAACGAGCTATTACCAAAACTATATAGTGGTGAAATTCTAGGTGGAACAGCACTATCAAATCCTATGAAGGCCTTTGCTGGGATTGAGAAAAATCATCTCAAAGCACAAAAAACTGATGGCGGATATATCATAAATGGCAATCTACCATGGGTATCAAATATCACTGAAGATAGCGTATTTGGCGCTATAGCCTTAGATGAAGATGATAAGCCTGTAATGGGCGTAATAAGAGTTGGCAAAAATGCTACTTTAAAATCAAATATCAAATACGCCGCACTTGAGGGCTCAGCTACAAAAAGCGTGGCTATAAAAGATTATTTTTTAGCTAGTAGCGATATCTTAGCCACTAATATCTATGAGTATCTAATCAAAATAACCCCTGGATTTATACTCTTACAAACAGGCATAGCAGCTGGAATCATAAAAGCAGCCTTAGATGAGATAGAAAAATCAAACAAAACTCACGCTGATATAAACTCATATCTAAATATAAATTTAGATGAGTTAAAAAGCGAATTTAACAATCTTTTAAATGAGATTAAGCTTATATCAGAAAATATAGAAAACATAGAGCCAATTAGGGTTTTAAAAGCTAGGTTAAATGGCTCACTACTAACTCAAAAAGTCACGAGCGCTGCGGTGTTGTTTTGTGGTACTAAGGGGTATTTTGAGAAGTCTCATGTAGCAAGACTCCAAAGAGAGGGCAATTTCGTCCTTATAGTAACTCCTAGCATAAAGCACCTTTTAAAAGAGATAGCTCAAGTAGAAGCTGGGCGTGGCTGCATAAAATCATGGCGAGAAAAATTATAA
- a CDS encoding isopenicillin N synthase family dioxygenase: MEIPVLNLSELDSNRDKFISDLKAAFTTFGTCYLINHGIDLELCKDLQRLSKEFFALSLEEKEEISMLKSPQFRGYSKEGGEYTAGSKDYREQIDAGSDKEALNWDESSPIWMRIQGPNLFPKQIPQLRDKFNVWFDQTSKATLKLLKGFAMALELPEDSFDKLYGENSYAHAKLLRYPPAFDGNTQGVGSHKDGGLITFVLQDSESGLQGLLNGEWIDVPPMEGSVVVNIGEFLELATNGYLKATIHRVNLTPNERFSIAYFLGVQLDKDIPILDLPNHLKKESTGVDTDPKNPLLRNVAQNYFKRMIRSHPDVAMAHHKDLVEKFSF, translated from the coding sequence ATGGAGATACCGGTATTAAATTTAAGTGAGCTTGATAGTAATAGGGATAAATTTATATCTGATTTAAAGGCAGCATTTACTACTTTTGGGACTTGCTATTTGATAAATCACGGCATTGATTTGGAGCTTTGTAAGGATCTACAAAGGCTTAGCAAGGAGTTTTTTGCTCTAAGTTTAGAAGAGAAAGAAGAGATATCAATGCTTAAATCGCCGCAATTTAGAGGCTACTCAAAAGAGGGTGGAGAATATACAGCTGGTAGCAAGGATTATAGAGAGCAAATCGACGCTGGTAGCGATAAAGAGGCTTTAAATTGGGATGAGAGCTCACCTATTTGGATGAGAATTCAAGGCCCAAATCTCTTTCCAAAGCAGATTCCACAGCTAAGGGATAAATTTAATGTGTGGTTTGACCAAACTAGTAAGGCTACACTCAAACTTCTTAAAGGTTTTGCTATGGCTTTGGAGCTGCCTGAAGACTCTTTTGATAAGCTTTATGGAGAGAATTCCTACGCACACGCTAAATTACTTAGGTATCCACCGGCATTTGATGGCAATACCCAAGGTGTTGGCTCTCATAAAGATGGGGGACTAATTACCTTTGTTTTACAAGATAGTGAATCTGGCTTACAAGGATTATTAAATGGCGAGTGGATCGATGTGCCACCGATGGAGGGATCTGTGGTGGTAAATATCGGTGAGTTTTTGGAGCTTGCTACAAATGGCTATCTAAAAGCAACAATCCATAGGGTAAATTTAACCCCTAATGAGAGATTTTCTATAGCGTATTTTTTGGGTGTTCAGCTTGATAAGGATATACCGATTTTAGATCTTCCTAACCATCTTAAAAAAGAGAGCACAGGGGTAGATACAGATCCTAAAAATCCACTTCTTAGAAATGTAGCTCAAAACTATTTTAAAAGAATGATAAGATCTCACCCCGATGTGGCTATGGCTCATCATAAAGATTTGGTGGAGAAATTTAGCTTTTAA
- the zupT gene encoding zinc transporter ZupT: MEFELTQILYAFLLTLFAGFSTSIGAVIAFFSKKDDFRLLSVGLGFSAGVMIYISFMEILPNSMREFAKIYDSKNAEFIGLIAFFVGILLTALIDKFIPSDLNPHEPKDSLDELKFCPLPSHNEPRPTYHPGISSLGLKRLKRTGIITAFAITLHNFPEGFATFVSSIESLSFGLVIAVAVALHNIPEGLAVSLPIYHATNDKKRAFAYSCLSGLAEPIGAIIGAIILMPFINDSVMAIVFGVVAGIMVFISFDELLPAARSYDKAHDSLYGLVGGMAVMAISLILLGD, from the coding sequence ATGGAATTTGAACTCACTCAGATATTATATGCGTTTTTGTTGACTCTTTTTGCTGGATTTTCTACTTCTATTGGTGCGGTTATAGCGTTTTTTAGTAAAAAAGATGATTTTAGGCTACTTAGTGTTGGTTTAGGATTTAGTGCTGGGGTGATGATATATATCTCATTTATGGAGATTTTGCCAAATTCTATGCGTGAGTTTGCGAAGATTTATGATAGCAAAAATGCTGAATTTATCGGACTTATAGCTTTTTTTGTTGGAATTTTATTGACTGCTTTGATAGATAAGTTTATCCCAAGTGATTTAAATCCACACGAGCCTAAAGATAGCCTTGATGAGTTGAAATTTTGCCCTTTGCCTAGCCACAATGAACCACGCCCAACATACCATCCGGGCATAAGTAGCTTAGGATTAAAACGCTTAAAGCGAACAGGGATTATCACTGCTTTTGCTATAACCTTACACAACTTTCCAGAAGGCTTTGCGACCTTTGTTAGTAGTATTGAGTCTCTTAGCTTTGGATTGGTGATAGCAGTGGCTGTGGCACTACACAATATCCCTGAGGGGCTAGCTGTATCATTGCCAATTTATCACGCTACAAATGATAAAAAACGAGCCTTTGCTTACTCATGCTTATCTGGGCTTGCTGAGCCGATAGGGGCAATTATCGGAGCGATTATTTTAATGCCTTTTATCAATGATAGTGTGATGGCTATTGTCTTTGGTGTGGTGGCGGGGATTATGGTATTTATCAGTTTTGATGAGCTTTTGCCTGCTGCTAGGAGCTATGATAAGGCTCATGATAGCTTATATGGATTGGTTGGTGGTATGGCGGTTATGGCCATTAGCCTTATCTTGCTTGGGGATTAA
- a CDS encoding FlhB-like flagellar biosynthesis protein, which yields MAKKIKKAVALGYNKDKNNAPKVLASGKGEVANKIIEAAKIYKIPIKEDSDLVEILSKVDINQEIPPNLYKAVAEVFSFLYRTTKLKN from the coding sequence ATGGCAAAAAAGATCAAAAAAGCAGTCGCCCTAGGCTATAATAAAGATAAAAATAACGCCCCAAAAGTCCTAGCTAGCGGCAAAGGCGAAGTCGCTAATAAAATAATAGAAGCAGCTAAAATATATAAAATTCCAATCAAAGAAGATAGCGATTTGGTAGAGATTTTAAGCAAGGTTGATATAAATCAAGAGATCCCACCAAATCTATATAAGGCAGTTGCGGAGGTTTTTAGCTTTTTGTATCGCACTACTAAGCTTAAAAATTAA
- the dapE gene encoding succinyl-diaminopimelate desuccinylase yields MEVIELLKELLKFRSITPDDDGAMNYITLLMSEFDAKLLDINGVKNLILSKKFGDGVNLCFAGHIDVVPPGDGWSSDPFEPEQKDGYIYARGTQDMKSGVAAILQACKDAREFNGSLTIILTSDEEGDGIYGTKEALKYLQDNNSLPDFAIVAEPTSTNKIGDMIKIGRRGSINGVIKVKGIQGHAAYPSKCINPIHQISQILPKFAGYDMDAGSRYFDPSKIVITDIRGGMEVCNVTPSELKIMFNIRNSDQTNYEAVKRYCDEIFSSVDYELTLKESSKPFLTDANSKIVTNLIDSINRICWVRPELSTTGGTSDARYFAAFGVPVVEFGVVNDRIHAVDERVSIDEVVKLYEVFSDLIRYFK; encoded by the coding sequence ATGGAAGTTATAGAGCTTTTAAAAGAGCTATTGAAATTTAGAAGTATCACACCAGATGATGATGGTGCTATGAATTACATCACGCTACTTATGAGCGAGTTTGATGCTAAGCTTTTGGATATTAATGGGGTTAAGAATTTAATCCTTAGTAAAAAATTTGGCGATGGGGTGAATTTATGCTTTGCTGGGCATATCGATGTAGTCCCACCAGGAGATGGGTGGAGCAGTGATCCATTTGAGCCAGAGCAAAAAGATGGATATATCTATGCTAGAGGCACTCAAGATATGAAAAGTGGAGTAGCAGCGATATTACAAGCGTGTAAGGATGCTAGGGAATTTAATGGGAGTTTGACTATTATTTTGACAAGCGATGAAGAGGGCGATGGAATTTACGGAACCAAAGAGGCGTTAAAGTATCTACAAGATAATAACTCTTTGCCTGATTTTGCTATTGTGGCCGAGCCTACATCTACTAATAAAATTGGTGATATGATAAAGATAGGTCGCCGTGGCTCTATCAATGGTGTTATTAAAGTTAAGGGCATTCAAGGTCATGCGGCTTATCCATCTAAATGTATCAATCCAATCCATCAAATAAGCCAAATTTTGCCTAAATTTGCTGGATATGATATGGATGCTGGAAGTAGATATTTTGATCCTTCAAAGATAGTAATTACCGATATTAGAGGCGGTATGGAAGTTTGTAATGTAACGCCAAGTGAGCTTAAAATAATGTTTAATATTAGAAATTCAGATCAAACTAATTATGAAGCCGTGAAGAGGTATTGTGATGAGATTTTTAGTTCGGTTGATTATGAGCTAACCCTAAAAGAGAGTTCAAAGCCATTTTTGACAGATGCGAATTCTAAAATTGTTACGAATTTGATAGATAGCATTAATAGAATTTGCTGGGTTAGGCCTGAGCTTAGCACGACTGGTGGGACAAGTGATGCTAGGTATTTTGCGGCTTTTGGTGTGCCTGTGGTGGAATTTGGTGTGGTAAATGATAGAATTCACGCTGTTGATGAGAGAGTGAGCATAGATGAAGTAGTGAAGCTTTATGAGGTTTTTAGCGATTTGATACGCTATTTTAAATAA
- a CDS encoding molybdopterin-guanine dinucleotide biosynthesis protein B codes for MKRLAVAFSGASGSGKTTLISKVAKELISRGFKVAITKHDPGDKAKFDYPGKDSYIYSSIGADVAVVSPNRTSIFLQSGLFGGKDRINSQSHRDKNEKFEPNLDNFDSELEILAAHFGEFDYLIIEGLKSLKLPRITIFRDEVIDDFIPFSDAFASNVEFDACGDKFGLEDIDGIIKWIDKNAKKV; via the coding sequence ATTAAAAGATTGGCTGTAGCTTTTAGCGGAGCTAGTGGAAGTGGCAAGACAACGCTCATATCTAAGGTGGCAAAAGAGCTTATATCTCGTGGATTTAAGGTTGCGATAACAAAGCACGATCCAGGCGATAAAGCAAAATTTGATTATCCTGGCAAGGATAGCTATATATATAGTAGTATTGGCGCAGATGTCGCAGTAGTAAGCCCAAATAGAACATCAATTTTTTTACAAAGTGGGCTATTTGGTGGTAAAGATAGGATAAACTCACAATCACACAGAGATAAAAATGAGAAATTTGAGCCAAATTTGGATAATTTTGATAGTGAGCTAGAGATTTTAGCGGCTCATTTTGGTGAGTTTGATTATTTGATAATTGAGGGCTTAAAGAGCTTAAAACTTCCTAGAATTACTATATTTAGAGATGAGGTTATAGATGATTTTATCCCATTTAGCGATGCTTTTGCTAGTAATGTTGAGTTTGATGCTTGTGGGGATAAATTTGGTCTTGAAGATATAGATGGAATTATAAAATGGATAGATAAAAACGCAAAAAAGGTGTAA
- a CDS encoding OsmC family protein gives MANCAINSCTRLDPIDKAGLEALIKAGKENPDVIKTLKCRTVAEGKFRHSNYIRNLPAYIVDEPPTLLGEDTAPNPSEAVLAALGSCIAVGIHANAIAQNIVITKLEVELEGDLNITAVWGTGDLSEKPLGFTDVRVNVILESNADKAKQDALIAHALKYSPVANTLLRNVNLEVK, from the coding sequence ATGGCAAATTGTGCTATAAATTCATGCACTAGACTAGATCCAATTGACAAAGCTGGTCTAGAGGCTCTAATCAAAGCCGGAAAAGAGAATCCAGATGTTATCAAGACACTTAAATGTCGCACAGTCGCAGAGGGCAAGTTTCGCCACTCAAACTATATAAGAAATCTACCTGCATACATAGTAGATGAGCCACCTACACTACTTGGAGAAGATACCGCACCAAATCCTAGCGAAGCTGTTTTAGCTGCTCTTGGAAGTTGTATAGCAGTAGGAATCCACGCAAACGCAATCGCTCAAAATATAGTTATTACTAAACTTGAAGTTGAGCTTGAGGGAGACCTTAATATAACTGCAGTTTGGGGAACTGGCGATCTAAGCGAAAAGCCACTTGGCTTTACAGATGTAAGAGTAAATGTGATATTAGAAAGCAACGCTGATAAGGCTAAACAAGACGCACTAATAGCTCACGCTTTAAAATATTCACCGGTTGCAAATACCTTGCTTAGAAATGTAAATTTAGAAGTTAAATAA
- a CDS encoding class 1 fructose-bisphosphatase, whose protein sequence is MKEIIKAVEGIAIEISELLKYGDFSYAQSSNSTGDTQLKLDILSDEIIENRLKKLSNIKAIISEEKESILEINSNADYIIAYDPLDGSSLVDVNFAVGSIFGIYKGSLDARSLVGAIYVVYGPRLEMVVCDDSVRLFRLNRDNEFKFIKNLELKDKGKINATGGTQKGWSDSHRAMIKSLFDDGYRLRYSGAMVSDLHQVLLKGGGLFSYPATPDAPNGKLRVAFEVLPFAYIYEKAGGATTDGVNDSLLDIKIEKTHQTTPCYFGSKFEIDRVKNG, encoded by the coding sequence ATGAAAGAGATTATAAAAGCAGTTGAAGGGATCGCTATAGAGATTAGCGAACTACTAAAATATGGTGATTTTAGCTATGCCCAAAGCTCAAATTCCACAGGTGATACTCAATTAAAGCTTGATATTTTAAGTGATGAGATAATAGAAAATAGATTGAAAAAACTTAGCAATATCAAAGCTATAATCAGCGAAGAAAAAGAGTCTATTTTAGAGATAAACTCAAATGCAGATTATATCATAGCTTATGATCCACTTGATGGTAGTAGTTTGGTGGATGTGAATTTCGCTGTTGGATCGATATTTGGGATTTATAAAGGCTCTTTGGATGCTAGGAGTTTAGTAGGGGCGATTTATGTAGTTTATGGCCCAAGGCTTGAGATGGTAGTGTGCGATGATAGTGTGAGATTATTTAGGTTAAATAGAGATAATGAGTTTAAATTTATCAAAAATTTAGAGCTAAAAGACAAAGGCAAGATAAATGCCACAGGTGGCACACAAAAAGGCTGGAGCGACTCTCATAGAGCTATGATAAAATCGCTATTTGATGATGGCTATAGGCTTAGATATAGTGGCGCTATGGTAAGCGATCTTCATCAAGTTTTGCTAAAAGGCGGTGGGCTATTTAGCTATCCAGCTACACCTGATGCACCAAATGGCAAGCTTAGGGTTGCTTTTGAGGTTTTACCATTTGCCTATATATATGAAAAGGCCGGTGGTGCCACAACTGATGGGGTAAATGACAGCTTATTAGATATCAAAATTGAAAAGACTCACCAAACTACGCCTTGTTATTTTGGGTCTAAATTTGAGATTGATAGAGTCAAAAATGGCTGA